The following proteins come from a genomic window of Metarhizium brunneum chromosome 2, complete sequence:
- the COA1 gene encoding Cytochrome c oxidase assembly factor 1, whose translation MLSRLVQRRLAASLRNCKTTPSPSTSSRSVQRRWITPAPKPGDGPLMSRRADRELPEISQVRFRWGRTLPIFLAIVSVCSISIFNYQKTSSPIVSSTLYALRTNARARAILGDDIYFKHQIPWIRGQMNQMQGRINIYFTVKGTRGWATMRFASHRPSSRSLFETTEWSLTTADGEWVDLLEGGDPFRGLLGDDGLAAMEEDDLHATRGYRQQGALNK comes from the exons ATGCTCTCGCGCCTAGTCCAGCGCAGGCTCGCCGCCTCCCTGCGCAACTGCAAGACGACTCCCTCCCCGTCCACCAGCAGCCGGTCCGTCCAACGAAGATGGATAACGCCTGCCCCGAAACCCGGTGACGGACCTCTCATGTCCCGCCGAGCAGACCGCGAGCTCCCAG AAATCAGCCAAGTCCGCTTCCGCTGGGGCCGCACCCTCcccatcttcctcgccatcgtGTCCGTctgctccatctccatcttcaacTACCAAAAGACGTCGTCGCCCATTGTGTCCTCGACGCTGTACGCCCTGCGCACCAAcgcccgcgcccgcgccATCCTCGGCGACGACATCTACTTCAAGCACCAGATTCCCTGGATCAGGGGCCAGATGAACCAGATGCAGGGCCGGATCAACATATACTTCACCGTCAAGGGGACCAGGGGCTGGGCCACGATGCGCTTCGCCAGCCACcgcccgtcgtcgaggtcgctCTTTGAAACGACCGAGTGGAGCCTGACCACGGCCGACGGCGAGTGGGTTGACCTGCTGGAAGGGGGGGATCCGTTCCGAGGGCTGCTGGGCGATGACGGGCTCGCCGCcatggaagaagacgacCTGCATGCCACGAGGGGATATCGACAGCAGGGCGCGCTGAACAAGTGA
- the PITH1 gene encoding PITH domain-containing protein: MSHCHDEHVGHGAHDHHHGDEHDHSDDITPALQSSLYQQINFDEITTLNESTRDAGKAIVKKTWAERLSAEPELASDADEQLLMTVPFAAQVKLHSILIRTSPSLSAPKTLHLYVNHDNLDFSTAEDMDPVQKIELSQTSDVQEIPVKRALFGRVQRLVLFFMDNFGDGDEDVSRISYVGFKGEWTKLGKAPTNILYEAAAQPGDHKIKGTSVNQMGSGIGGRGPGV, encoded by the exons ATGTCCCACTGCCACGACGAACACGTCGGTCACGGCGCGCAcgaccaccaccatggcgacgAACATGACCACTCAGACGACATCACCCCAGCCCTGCAGTCGTCGCTCTACCAGCAAATCAACTTTGATGAAATCACGACACTCAATGAGTCGACACGAGacgccggcaaggccatcgTCAAGAAGACGTGGGCAGAGAGACTAAGTGCCGAGCCAGAGCTAGCAAGCGATGCCGATGAACAGCTGCTCATGACTGTACC CTTCGCGGCCCAAGTCAAACTCCACTCCATCCTCATCCGCACATCCCCATCCCTCTCTGCCCCAAAAACACTCCATCTCTACGTCAACCACGACAATCTGGACTTTTCAACGGCAGAAGACATGGATCCAGTGCAAAAGATTGAGCTCTCCCAAACGTCTGACGTGCAAGAGATTCCCGTCAAGAGGGCGCTGTTTGGCAGAGTCCAGCGGCTGGTGCTATTCTTTATGGATAATTTTGgggatggcgatgaagatgttTCGCGGATTAGTTATGTTGGATTCAAGGGCGAGTGGACAAAGCTGGGCAAGGCGCCGACAAACATTTTATACGAGGCCGCGGCGCAACCGGGGGATCACAAAATCAAGGGGACCAGTGTGAATCAGATGGGAAGTGGTATTGGGGGCAGAGGGCCGGGCGTGTAG
- the rplC gene encoding mitochondrial 54S ribosomal protein uL3m yields the protein MPPRLSLRVAFPRPSAVIASHAPRRFLLPLTAQRGIQYGWSTAPPRSKHRRFNQPSAGLPAPTTGPAAALKRRENTTPLRAGVLATKKGMTSMFVGKTRIPCTVLQLDQVQVVANKTREKHGYWAVQIGAGSRQPRNVTSPMLGYYEAKGIAPKSQLAEFTVRGTEGLLPVGSQLLPDWFQTGQIVDVRAKSRGMGFAGGMKRHGFAGQGASHGNSKNHRTIGTTGPSQGSGSRVLPGKKMPGRMGNEWVTVQNLKVMKVDNELGIVLVSGAVPGPKGRAVKLQDAKKRKAPALPYRERVLREMLERHPGGEAQLEAARQRHLEMKEQRQSKAAEL from the coding sequence ATGCCGCCCCGCCTCTCATTAAGGGTGGCCTTCCCCCGGCCATCGGCCGTAATCGCCAGCCATGCACCACGCCGCTTTCTCCTCCCCCTGACCGCCCAGCGCGGCATTCAATACGGCTGGTCAACGGCACCACCACGATCCAAGCACCGACGCTTCAACCAGCCCAGTGCCGGCCTACCCGCGCCCACGACGGGCCCTGCGGCCGCCCTGAAGCGGCGGGAGAACACAACCCCCCTCCGAGCGGGCGTGCTCGCCACCAAGAAGGGCATGACGAGCATGTTCGTCGGCAAGACGCGCATCCCCTGCACGGTCCTGCAACTCGACCAGGTGCAGGTGGTCGCGAACAAGACGAGAGAGAAGCACGGATACTGGGCTGTCCAGATTGGCGCCGGGTCACGACAACCCCGCAACGTGACCAGCCCGATGCTGGGATACTACGAAGCAAAGGGGATAGCACCAAAGAGCCAACTGGCCGAGTTCACGGTCCGCGGCACGGAAGGCCTCCTGCCCGTCGGCTCCCAGCTGCTGCCGGACTGGTTCCAAACCGGGCAGATCGTCGACGTCCGCGCCAAGTCCCGCGGCATGGGCTTCGCGGGCGGCATGAAGCGCCACGGGTTCGCGGGCCAGGGGGCGTCGCACGGCAACTCCAAGAACCACCGGACGATCGGCACGACCGGCCCCTCCCAGGGAAGCGGCAGCCGCGTCCTCCCGGGCAAGAAGATGCCCGGGCGGATGGGCAACGAGTGGGTGACTGTGCAGAACCTCAAGGTGATGAAGGTCGACAACGAGCTGGGCATTGTGCTCGTCAGCGGCGCCGTCCCGGGGCCCAAGGGCCGCGCGGTGAAGCTGCAGGACGcgaagaagcgcaaggctcCTGCGCTGCCGTACCGCGAGAGGGTCCTGCGGGAGATGCTGGAGCGGCATCCTGGCGGGGAGGCGCAGCTGGAAGCGGCGAGACAGAGACACTTGGAGATGAAGGAGCAGCGGCAGTCAAAGGCGGCCGAGCTGTAG